The following proteins are co-located in the Silene latifolia isolate original U9 population chromosome 1, ASM4854445v1, whole genome shotgun sequence genome:
- the LOC141657369 gene encoding protein FAR1-RELATED SEQUENCE 5-like, which produces MVGVTPTGSSFLIACSMIPTGSDVNYKWLLRKLEAILDVTGVASPAVFVTDRELGLISALEQVFPRAEHLLCRWHVNKAINAKALTSYKTESMRKYVVSNEEDGWFKVINSVTEESFQRAWVCFQLKASHT; this is translated from the exons ATGGTTGGTGTGACACCCACGGGATCTTCCTTCTTAATTGCATGTTCGATGATTCCTACCGGGTCTGACGTGAATTACAAGTGGCTGTTGAGAAAGTTAGAAGCGATTTTAGATGTCACCGGAGTAGCGTCCCCTGCTGTATTTGTCACCGACCGGGAATTGGGTTTGATCAGCGCTCTTGAGCAAGTATTTCCCCGGGCTGAGCATTTATTGTGTAGATGGCATGTTAACAAAGCCATCAATGCAAAAGCCTTGACATCATACAAAACTGAAAGTATGAGGAAATATGTCGTCTCAAATGAAGAAGACGGTTGGTTTAAGGTGATCAATTCAGTTACCGAGGAATCGTTTCAGCGTGCTTGGGTGTGTTTCCAAC TCAAAGCATCTCACACTTGA
- the LOC141657376 gene encoding uncharacterized protein LOC141657376, with protein MSDLDSTESWEDFGENPIYYNPLFETTIDFETRDDAFNWAQKIAFENGFALVKANNEAKNRKKNGLLASYFRCKRHGKPKESDDLEKPRRSQKCSCKFRIRAVQNFVSKNDKETVVWNIVTSEGAGLHNHNVAVYKDGDRHFAGLDAEEKAYVRQQTLAGVLPRDIKNVLHLRTPEKPQPSSTQLYNETRKIRKEVMGERNTSQQMLALAVEAKYVHFYEIDSESKELTHIFMAHPEAIKLFWAYPYVVLMD; from the exons atgtCGGATCTCGATTCAACG GAATCGTGGGAGGATTTTGGCGAGAATCCAAtttattacaacccgttgttcgaGACTACTATAGATTTCGAAACGCGTGACGATGCTTTCAATTGGGCTCAGAAAATCGCATTCGAGAATGGGtttgctttggttaaagcaaataaCGAAGCTAAAAATAGGAAAAAGAACGGGTTGTTGGCAAGTTATTTTCGATGTAAAAGACATGGTAAACCAAAAGAATCGGACGATCTTGAAAAGCCAAGGAGGTCGCAGAAGTGTTCATGCAAGTTTCGTATTCGTGCCGTTCAAAATTTCGTGTCTAAAAATGATAAAGAGACGGTGGTGTGGAACATTGTAACCTCCGAGGGTGCTGGACTACACAACCACAACGTAGCCGTTTATAAGGACGGGGATCGGCACTTTGCGGGATTGGACGCGGAAGAGAAGGCATATGTTAGGCAACAAACATTGGCCGGGGTTCTACCGAGGGATATTAAAAATGTTCTTCATTTGAGAACCCCCGAAAAACCTCAACCGTCAAGTACCCAACTATATAatgaaacaaggaaaattaggAAAGAAGTTATGGGTGAAAGAAACACCTCTCAGCAAATGTTAGCTCTAGCGGTGGAAGCGAAATACGTCCACTTCTACGAGATTGATTCCGAGTCAAAAGAGTTGACTCACATTTTCATGGCTCATCctgaagcgattaagttgttcTGGGCTTATCCTTATGTCGTTCTCATGGATTAG